The genomic window TGCTGAGAGCATCAACTTGTTGCTCTAAGGTGCGAAAAGCTTCCTGCTTTTGTTGTTCTATTTCAACAGCAGCTTGTTCTCGTTGAGACTGAGCTTCCTTTTGGGCTTCAGCTATTTTCTCGGCAGTAATTTTCTTAGCTTCAAGTTGAGCTGCTTCTACAGTAGCTTGCGATTGTTTACGAGCTTCTGCGAGTTGCTGCTCATATTCGGTAGCCAAGCGCTCGGCTTTAGCCAAGCTCTCCCGCGCCTCAAGGGTATTCGTTCGGATATAATTATCGCGATCGTCTAGTACCTTGGTCAGTGGCTTATAGAAAATTGCATTCAACAAGGCTGCCAATAGCAGGAATTGCAATGCCATGAAGGGCAAGGTAGCATCGAAATCAAACATTTCTCTCCTCTTTGGCTGGAGTAGCAGTTTTCATGGCTAGCAACATCATCCAACCTTTCAT from Nostoc sp. UHCC 0926 includes these protein-coding regions:
- a CDS encoding F0F1 ATP synthase subunit B', whose translation is MFDFDATLPFMALQFLLLAALLNAIFYKPLTKVLDDRDNYIRTNTLEARESLAKAERLATEYEQQLAEARKQSQATVEAAQLEAKKITAEKIAEAQKEAQSQREQAAVEIEQQKQEAFRTLEQQVDALSRQILEKLLGPTPVR